One genomic window of Methanomassiliicoccus sp. includes the following:
- a CDS encoding twitching motility protein PilT produces MPKVVLDTNALLLPFERSINVDTQLRSLLGECQIFVPGPIVGELKRSPSKHSSAALRLLSRYTIEDTVAVGDNAVMELAERLGAYVVTNDRLLISKLRKKRIKVILLKGGSHLALDDG; encoded by the coding sequence ATGCCCAAGGTGGTACTGGACACCAACGCTCTTCTTTTACCTTTTGAGCGCTCTATCAACGTAGATACGCAGCTGCGCTCGCTGTTGGGCGAGTGCCAGATATTCGTTCCTGGACCGATCGTGGGTGAACTGAAGCGCTCCCCCAGCAAGCACTCGTCGGCCGCCCTTCGGCTGTTATCCCGCTACACCATTGAGGACACCGTGGCCGTGGGTGACAACGCGGTAATGGAGCTCGCCGAACGCCTGGGCGCTTACGTCGTCACCAATGACCGCCTGCTGATCAGCAAGCTGCGGAAGAAGCGGATCAAGGTCATATTACTGAAAGGCGGCAGCCACCTCGCTCTTGATGACGGTTAG
- a CDS encoding BlaI/MecI/CopY family transcriptional regulator, giving the protein MSRKEKSKLPQYNIEGSRTDSFLGPLEAKVLDTIWEAEDRPLTVREVHKAMGEDNRLAYTTIMTTMNRLFEKGLLDREVKSGKGGLYYVYWPDMERDEFERSAILDVLQSLSDKFGENVIKCIVEQASRDKGQLDRLKKELNELE; this is encoded by the coding sequence ATGAGTCGCAAGGAGAAGAGCAAGCTCCCCCAGTACAACATCGAAGGGTCAAGGACGGACTCCTTCCTTGGGCCCCTGGAGGCCAAGGTCCTGGACACCATCTGGGAGGCTGAGGACCGCCCTCTCACGGTAAGGGAGGTCCATAAGGCCATGGGTGAGGACAACAGACTGGCGTACACCACGATCATGACCACCATGAACCGCCTCTTCGAGAAGGGTCTTCTGGACCGCGAGGTCAAGAGCGGCAAGGGCGGCCTGTACTACGTCTACTGGCCTGACATGGAAAGGGACGAGTTCGAGCGCTCTGCTATATTAGACGTGCTCCAGAGCCTGAGCGATAAGTTCGGCGAGAATGTCATCAAGTGCATCGTGGAGCAGGCATCCAGGGACAAGGGACAGCTCGACCGGCTCAAGAAGGAGCTGAACGAACTGGAGTGA
- a CDS encoding DUF2099 family protein: protein MDRHVIEALGRTKVVIRDGKVVEVGRPEVDYCPLFAKVRNIQVITPEVVRENMEFRIRDFGMCTPERKMRMKDFLSFGVSELLGMAVDRGMLDAVVLVCEGAGTAVVSDPTLIQGIGGRVSGIVETTPIPEIIDAIGQNMVLDPKRAGIDQYEGTRLAFLRGFKRIGVTVASAADARRIREEFGQRVAIFAVHTTGRTAEEAEMFFDTCDIITSCASKAVRDRAKEKALLQVGNKVPIYASSLWGEMLLKVRLEMLKSSNVTAPEDPPRPLI from the coding sequence ATGGATAGGCACGTCATCGAGGCTTTGGGCAGGACGAAGGTTGTGATCAGGGACGGAAAGGTAGTGGAGGTCGGCAGGCCAGAGGTGGATTACTGCCCCCTGTTCGCCAAGGTCCGTAACATCCAGGTCATCACGCCGGAGGTGGTCAGGGAGAACATGGAGTTCAGGATCCGCGACTTTGGCATGTGCACGCCGGAGCGCAAGATGCGCATGAAGGACTTCCTCTCCTTTGGCGTCTCCGAGCTTCTGGGAATGGCCGTGGACCGGGGAATGCTGGACGCCGTGGTCCTGGTGTGCGAGGGTGCGGGCACCGCCGTGGTCTCCGATCCCACACTGATCCAGGGCATAGGCGGGAGGGTCTCAGGCATTGTGGAAACGACGCCTATCCCCGAGATCATTGATGCCATCGGCCAGAACATGGTGCTGGACCCCAAGAGAGCGGGGATCGATCAATATGAAGGTACGAGGTTGGCGTTCCTGCGCGGGTTCAAGCGGATAGGGGTCACCGTGGCATCGGCCGCGGACGCCCGGCGCATCCGAGAGGAGTTCGGCCAGCGCGTGGCCATATTCGCCGTCCACACCACCGGGCGCACCGCTGAAGAGGCGGAGATGTTCTTCGACACCTGCGACATCATCACCTCCTGCGCCTCCAAGGCGGTGAGGGACAGAGCTAAAGAAAAGGCGTTGTTGCAGGTCGGTAACAAGGTCCCCATATACGCTTCCTCACTTTGGGGCGAGATGCTGCTCAAGGTACGCCTGGAGATGCTGAAGAGTTCCAATGTGACCGCGCCCGAGGACCCGCCCCGGCCGCTGATCTAA
- a CDS encoding DUF120 domain-containing protein, whose protein sequence is MNEKFAVALKQIALLGGINDYIAISSRELGSRLRISQQSASKRILELLEEGLIQRDLGARKQRIKLTKKGVDALRSEYSEYQKIFELRDQLAIRGMVTTGMGEGQYYVTQPGYQEQFTEKLNFVPFEGTLNLKMNPSDVDKLDILRRGDGVVINGFQRNGRTFGEVRAYHATIQNIECAVILPSRSHYSDIMEVLCKYNLRRTLGLHDGDVVEIQIKME, encoded by the coding sequence ATGAACGAGAAGTTCGCTGTCGCTCTGAAGCAGATCGCCCTGCTGGGTGGAATAAACGATTACATCGCCATCTCCTCGCGGGAGCTGGGCTCGCGGCTGAGGATAAGCCAGCAATCGGCGTCCAAGCGCATCCTGGAGCTTTTGGAGGAGGGACTGATCCAGAGGGACCTGGGTGCCCGGAAGCAGCGTATCAAGCTCACCAAGAAGGGGGTGGACGCCCTGCGTTCGGAATACTCGGAGTACCAGAAGATATTCGAGCTGCGGGACCAGCTGGCCATCCGCGGCATGGTCACCACGGGGATGGGCGAGGGGCAGTACTACGTTACCCAGCCCGGATACCAGGAACAGTTCACCGAGAAGCTCAACTTCGTGCCGTTCGAGGGCACGCTGAACCTGAAGATGAACCCTTCCGACGTGGATAAGCTGGACATCCTCCGCCGGGGCGACGGCGTGGTGATCAATGGCTTCCAGCGCAACGGCCGTACGTTCGGTGAGGTGAGGGCGTATCACGCCACCATCCAGAACATCGAGTGCGCTGTAATACTTCCATCGCGTTCGCACTACAGCGACATCATGGAGGTCCTCTGCAAGTACAACCTCCGGCGCACGCTAGGCCTGCATGATGGTGACGTCG
- a CDS encoding translation initiation factor IF-2 subunit gamma produces the protein MKVSQQPEVNIGMIGHVDHGKTTLTRALSEEWTDRHSEEIKRGISIRLGYADTAFYRCKKCNKYTTKAMCPECNEEAEFLRAISFVDAPGHETLMATMLSGAAMMQGALLLVAANEHCPQPQTKEHLMALTIIGVDKIIIVQNKIDIVTKEEALENYREIKRFVKGTIAENAPIIPVSAHHDVNIDKLIETIETHIPTPKYDSSKTPMMYIARSFDINVPGSFPDSLKGGVLGGSLTQGTLEVGDEIEVLPGRKVEVSGKTSWEKITTTIQSLHTGNTTLSTARPGGLIAIGTKLDPALTKSDGLTGRLLGKPGTLPPVVHKFVMNTHLLERVVGAAEDLIVENIKTNEPLMLSIGTATTVGIVTSARGNESEVALKIPVCALKDQRVAISRRISGKWRLIGYGIIQ, from the coding sequence ATGAAGGTGTCCCAGCAGCCCGAGGTCAATATCGGGATGATCGGCCACGTCGACCACGGCAAGACAACCCTCACCAGGGCCTTGAGCGAGGAGTGGACGGACCGTCACTCGGAGGAGATCAAGAGAGGCATCTCCATTCGACTGGGCTATGCTGATACCGCTTTCTATCGTTGCAAGAAGTGCAATAAGTACACGACGAAGGCAATGTGCCCGGAGTGTAATGAGGAGGCCGAGTTCCTCCGCGCCATCTCTTTTGTCGACGCTCCCGGCCACGAGACGCTGATGGCCACCATGCTCTCGGGCGCGGCCATGATGCAGGGCGCGTTACTACTGGTCGCGGCCAACGAGCATTGCCCGCAGCCCCAGACCAAGGAGCATCTGATGGCCCTGACGATCATCGGGGTCGATAAGATCATCATCGTGCAGAACAAGATCGACATCGTGACCAAGGAAGAGGCCTTGGAGAACTACCGTGAGATCAAGCGCTTCGTCAAGGGGACCATCGCCGAGAACGCCCCCATAATTCCAGTTTCCGCCCACCACGATGTGAACATCGACAAGCTTATCGAGACCATCGAGACCCACATCCCCACACCGAAGTATGACAGCTCCAAGACGCCGATGATGTACATCGCCCGGTCCTTCGACATAAACGTGCCCGGGTCCTTCCCCGATTCGTTGAAGGGCGGAGTGCTTGGCGGTTCCCTCACACAGGGGACACTGGAGGTCGGGGATGAGATCGAGGTCCTTCCTGGCCGGAAGGTCGAGGTCAGCGGCAAGACCTCGTGGGAGAAGATCACCACGACCATACAATCTCTGCACACCGGTAACACCACTCTGAGCACCGCGCGTCCCGGTGGTCTGATCGCCATCGGCACCAAGCTGGATCCCGCGCTCACCAAGTCCGATGGCTTGACGGGAAGGCTGCTCGGAAAGCCCGGCACCCTGCCACCGGTCGTTCATAAGTTCGTAATGAACACCCACCTCCTGGAGAGGGTCGTGGGTGCCGCCGAGGATCTGATCGTCGAGAACATCAAGACCAATGAGCCCCTCATGCTGAGCATCGGCACCGCCACCACCGTAGGCATAGTCACCAGCGCCCGCGGTAACGAGTCCGAGGTGGCCCTGAAGATCCCGGTATGTGCGCTCAAGGACCAGAGGGTCGCCATATCCAGACGCATATCTGGAAAGTGGCGCCTCATCGGCTACGGCATAATCCAGTAG
- a CDS encoding GyrI-like domain-containing protein, protein MGEFEVITTKAQTAISIREKVKMQDIPQAMGRMFGELMPILQKDVQCAGPPFALYHSWSDDETDMDVGFPVAGNAVTKGRVKPLELPAVKAVVGMHMGPYDKIVETYNKMMEWIKTNGYEPADYMWEEYLNSPDEVPAEKLMTRLVWPIK, encoded by the coding sequence ATGGGAGAATTCGAGGTAATCACGACCAAAGCGCAGACAGCCATCTCCATACGAGAGAAGGTGAAGATGCAGGACATACCACAGGCAATGGGGAGGATGTTCGGAGAGCTCATGCCCATCCTCCAGAAGGATGTTCAGTGTGCAGGTCCGCCGTTCGCTCTCTACCACTCCTGGTCGGACGATGAGACGGACATGGACGTAGGTTTCCCCGTGGCGGGAAATGCGGTCACCAAGGGACGTGTCAAGCCGTTGGAGCTGCCTGCCGTCAAGGCAGTGGTGGGTATGCATATGGGCCCTTACGACAAGATCGTCGAAACCTACAACAAGATGATGGAGTGGATTAAAACCAACGGCTACGAGCCAGCGGACTACATGTGGGAGGAATACCTTAACAGCCCGGATGAGGTGCCTGCCGAGAAGCTGATGACCAGGCTGGTATGGCCGATCAAGTAG
- a CDS encoding citrate (Si)-synthase has translation MGSTENRGLRGVKAATSHISMVDGEAGRLLYRGYTIEDLARYSSFEEVAYLLIHGRLPRREELEDFSQDLISHRRVPSALVASLDMLPLDTPPMAILQAGVALISGYDPERFDESREANQRKAMRTIAVMPTIIAAWKRLVNNQGSVEPRDDLSHAANFLYMTRGREFRDEAVRFMDVAMILHADHTFNASTFATRVVASTGADLYSSIAAGIGALSGPLHGGANAQVMRNLLDTKDPDSVEAWVEDQFKRGKRVSGMGHAVYKTIDPRARILQYMARQITTDYPEYRWYEMTERMAMATQKEFLKKKGKEIYPNVDLYSASMYHAMGIHHDFFPAVFAMSRSAGWCAHILEEKFPEPPVRPALYRPTSVYVGKVDQEYIPIDER, from the coding sequence ATGGGTTCCACGGAGAACAGGGGACTGAGAGGGGTCAAGGCCGCCACCTCCCACATCAGCATGGTGGATGGTGAGGCAGGCAGGTTGTTATACCGAGGGTACACCATCGAGGACCTTGCGAGATACTCATCCTTCGAGGAGGTCGCCTACCTCCTGATACACGGCCGCCTTCCCAGGAGGGAGGAGCTGGAGGATTTCTCTCAGGACCTGATCTCCCATCGCAGGGTCCCCAGTGCCCTCGTCGCCTCGCTGGACATGCTGCCGTTGGACACTCCGCCCATGGCCATATTGCAGGCGGGGGTAGCCCTCATATCGGGCTACGACCCCGAACGCTTCGACGAGTCCCGAGAGGCCAACCAGCGCAAGGCCATGAGGACCATCGCGGTGATGCCTACGATCATCGCGGCGTGGAAGCGGCTGGTCAACAACCAGGGTTCTGTGGAGCCAAGGGACGACCTGTCGCACGCTGCCAACTTTCTGTACATGACCCGGGGGAGGGAGTTCCGTGACGAGGCGGTGAGGTTCATGGATGTGGCCATGATACTTCACGCGGACCACACCTTCAACGCCTCCACCTTCGCCACCAGGGTCGTCGCTTCCACCGGTGCGGACCTATACTCATCGATCGCGGCCGGGATCGGGGCATTGTCCGGGCCGCTGCACGGAGGCGCCAACGCCCAGGTCATGAGAAACCTCCTGGACACCAAGGACCCGGATAGCGTGGAGGCCTGGGTGGAGGACCAGTTCAAGCGCGGGAAGAGGGTCTCGGGGATGGGCCACGCGGTCTACAAGACCATCGATCCCCGGGCACGCATACTGCAGTACATGGCCAGGCAGATCACCACCGACTATCCCGAGTACCGGTGGTACGAGATGACCGAGCGCATGGCCATGGCCACGCAGAAGGAGTTCCTGAAGAAGAAGGGGAAGGAGATCTACCCCAATGTCGATCTCTACAGCGCTTCCATGTACCACGCCATGGGAATACACCACGACTTCTTCCCCGCGGTGTTCGCCATGTCCCGCTCCGCGGGATGGTGCGCACACATCCTGGAGGAAAAGTTTCCCGAGCCCCCGGTGAGGCCCGCTCTCTACCGGCCAACGAGCGTCTACGTGGGCAAGGTCGATCAGGAGTACATACCCATAGACGAGAGATGA
- a CDS encoding peroxiredoxin, translating into MAKHLKVGDVAPAFSLMDQNGNMVDVGQMEGKRALVVYFYPKDFSAGCTMQAHEFREMHEEFMKNGADVIGVSSDSVETHKKFAEEHELPFTLLSDPDNKVRDLYGAWGAGRTPGRITYLIDRQGVIRMVFTSQMKPRKHISEALRVLKEINV; encoded by the coding sequence ATGGCTAAGCACTTGAAGGTGGGAGATGTGGCACCTGCGTTCTCCCTGATGGACCAGAACGGTAATATGGTGGACGTTGGACAGATGGAGGGGAAAAGGGCCCTGGTGGTGTACTTCTACCCCAAGGACTTCAGCGCTGGCTGCACCATGCAGGCCCATGAGTTCCGGGAGATGCACGAGGAGTTCATGAAGAACGGGGCCGATGTGATCGGAGTTTCGTCCGATTCTGTGGAAACCCACAAGAAGTTCGCTGAGGAGCACGAGCTGCCGTTCACGTTATTGAGCGATCCTGACAACAAGGTCCGGGACCTGTACGGTGCCTGGGGGGCGGGGCGGACACCGGGTCGTATCACGTACCTGATCGACCGGCAGGGCGTCATCAGGATGGTGTTCACCTCCCAGATGAAGCCTAGGAAGCATATCAGCGAGGCTTTGCGGGTGCTCAAGGAGATCAACGTCTAG
- a CDS encoding M3 family oligoendopeptidase → MAKHEGTEMTEMQWDLSVLVDSTDPEGIKSQLEEFVEESSRFAELYRGRIQGLSAGELKGLLDAKDSLSLKYEGVLTYCSLRFQADQGDPVATSLNDASSRAANRVGQNMAFLSIDLGKLLLSRPELVQDPVLAEYRHYLERYLRSAPHFLSESEEKIIIAKDRSGIRAWTKLQSKWLSAKTFRPMFDGKEVPLTIGEAVPYIYSPDREVRRAVYHALGSTLGEDQLLWSDALRAIWTDHQEMCRLRHYPSTLTPSLIDNDVEEGTIMTLMEVVRRNASVCQRYFRLKASLLGLDVLGNWDLRAPLPDARDEVRSWQEAKELLISVYSGFDPQYGQWVQEMFDLRRLDGELRKGKRTGAFCDTWVHGRSAFILSSFNGHINDVYTLAHELGHGVHAYLYTRAQNPSNCQVSLCVAECGSMFGELLLTERLLREAGTKEEKRQLLVKVLNSFTQVVFQEGFRFFFEMELAKAVDEGGYLDGETISGMWVDAQRSIYGTSVEYLPENRWDWARFPHHYFSDIRFYEYPYVFAQLFVFALYRLYKEQGREFVPRLKNLLSAGSSRSAAELAAELGFDINEEGFWQKGIDQAEEYLMQLEELS, encoded by the coding sequence ATGGCTAAACATGAGGGAACGGAAATGACGGAGATGCAATGGGACCTGTCGGTTCTGGTGGACAGCACCGACCCTGAAGGTATAAAGTCACAGCTGGAGGAGTTCGTGGAAGAATCCTCAAGGTTCGCGGAGCTCTACCGCGGCCGCATCCAAGGCCTCTCGGCCGGAGAACTGAAGGGCTTGCTTGATGCCAAGGACTCCCTCTCGCTGAAGTACGAGGGAGTGTTGACCTACTGCTCCCTCCGCTTCCAGGCCGACCAGGGGGATCCCGTGGCCACCTCCCTCAATGATGCCAGTTCTCGTGCGGCGAACCGGGTAGGGCAAAATATGGCCTTCCTGAGCATTGACCTCGGAAAGCTTCTTCTCTCCCGGCCAGAGCTGGTCCAGGATCCCGTCCTGGCAGAGTACCGTCACTACCTGGAGAGGTACCTGCGGTCGGCTCCTCACTTCCTGTCGGAGAGCGAGGAGAAGATAATCATAGCCAAGGACCGCTCCGGCATCCGGGCCTGGACCAAGCTGCAGAGCAAGTGGTTGAGCGCCAAGACCTTCCGCCCGATGTTCGACGGCAAGGAGGTCCCGCTGACCATCGGGGAGGCGGTCCCGTACATCTACAGCCCTGACCGCGAGGTCCGCAGGGCCGTCTATCATGCACTGGGCAGCACCCTGGGGGAAGATCAGCTGCTGTGGTCCGATGCCCTGAGGGCCATATGGACGGACCACCAGGAGATGTGCCGGCTGCGCCACTATCCCTCGACCCTCACCCCCAGCCTCATCGACAACGACGTCGAGGAGGGGACGATCATGACCCTCATGGAGGTGGTGAGGAGGAACGCCTCGGTGTGCCAGCGCTACTTCCGGCTCAAAGCATCACTGCTAGGCCTGGACGTACTGGGAAACTGGGACCTGAGGGCCCCGCTACCGGACGCCAGGGACGAGGTCCGCTCCTGGCAGGAGGCGAAGGAGCTCCTGATCTCGGTGTATTCGGGGTTCGATCCTCAGTACGGCCAGTGGGTGCAGGAGATGTTCGACCTGCGGCGCCTGGACGGGGAGCTGCGGAAGGGGAAGAGAACAGGGGCGTTCTGCGACACCTGGGTGCATGGCCGGTCCGCCTTCATTCTCTCCAGCTTCAACGGCCACATCAACGACGTCTACACCCTGGCACACGAGCTGGGGCACGGGGTGCACGCGTATCTCTACACGAGGGCCCAGAACCCCAGCAACTGCCAGGTCAGCCTGTGCGTGGCAGAGTGCGGGAGCATGTTCGGGGAGCTTCTGCTCACCGAGCGGCTGCTGCGGGAAGCGGGGACGAAGGAGGAGAAGAGGCAGCTCTTGGTAAAGGTGCTCAACAGCTTTACCCAGGTGGTGTTCCAGGAAGGGTTCCGCTTCTTCTTCGAGATGGAGCTGGCCAAGGCCGTGGACGAGGGCGGGTACCTGGATGGGGAGACCATCTCGGGAATGTGGGTGGATGCGCAGCGTTCGATATACGGTACCTCGGTGGAGTATCTGCCGGAGAACAGGTGGGACTGGGCGAGATTCCCGCACCATTATTTCTCGGACATCCGTTTCTACGAATATCCGTATGTGTTTGCGCAGCTGTTCGTCTTCGCCCTGTACCGCCTGTACAAGGAGCAGGGAAGGGAGTTCGTGCCCCGGCTGAAAAACCTCCTGTCGGCCGGATCGAGCCGGTCGGCGGCGGAACTGGCAGCGGAGCTGGGCTTCGACATAAACGAGGAGGGGTTCTGGCAGAAGGGCATCGACCAGGCCGAGGAGTACCTTATGCAGCTGGAGGAGCTTAGCTAG
- a CDS encoding 30S ribosomal protein S6e → MVEFKAVINDVKTGKSYQVPVAGHHANSLIGKKIGDVVDGIFVSLPGYKLTIAGGSDKDGVPMRSDLPGVRRKNILLSDGIGFAAPVDGMRRRKLVRGNTISPENTQINMTISAVGSKTVEELLPKKEEKK, encoded by the coding sequence ATGGTAGAATTCAAAGCTGTCATCAATGATGTCAAGACCGGTAAGTCGTACCAGGTCCCTGTCGCCGGCCATCATGCCAACTCCCTTATCGGAAAGAAGATCGGGGATGTCGTGGACGGTATCTTTGTTAGCCTTCCCGGATACAAGTTGACGATCGCAGGAGGTAGCGACAAGGACGGAGTGCCCATGCGCTCTGACCTGCCTGGTGTAAGGAGAAAGAACATCCTGTTGTCCGATGGCATCGGCTTCGCTGCCCCCGTGGATGGAATGAGGCGCCGCAAGCTGGTCCGCGGGAACACTATCTCCCCTGAGAACACTCAGATAAACATGACCATTTCCGCCGTCGGTTCCAAGACGGTCGAGGAACTGCTCCCTAAGAAAGAGGAGAAGAAATGA